The following is a genomic window from Methanoculleus thermophilus.
GCTTTGGGGATAAAAAGAGTTTCATCCGATTTCTGTGGTATGTGGCCTGATCTGCGTGTTCATCATATGTGTTGGGCGCCATTCCCAGGCATCAAGGGGTCTTGACCTGCGCTTATGTTAGGGGAATTTGGGTACGGATAAGTTCTTCCACGCAGACCTTCTGATATGGCAACAAGAGTCCGAGTGCGCGTACTGGTCAGCGGTCGGGTACAGGGTGTCGGGTTTCGATGGGCAGTAGAGGATGAAGCCCGGACCCATGGTGTCACCGGCTGGGTCAGGAACCTTGCTGACGGGCGTGTAGAAGCGGTCTTTGAGGGATACCAGGAGCAAGTGCAGCAAATGATTGATTTCTGCCGTCGTGGTCCTGAAACGGCTCGGGTTGATGATGTGCGCGTCATTCCTGAGGCATACTCGGGGGATCTTACCGGGTTCTCCATACTTCGGTGAAGAAGATGCCATGCAAGTCTCGCTCTTGGCAGGATATTAATAACGTCAGTGGACTATAGGAGGTTCATGCTGAGAGATGTAGAGCCGGTTGAGTTCCTCTCTGTGATCCGGGAACGCCGGAG
Proteins encoded in this region:
- a CDS encoding acylphosphatase, translated to MATRVRVRVLVSGRVQGVGFRWAVEDEARTHGVTGWVRNLADGRVEAVFEGYQEQVQQMIDFCRRGPETARVDDVRVIPEAYSGDLTGFSILR